One window of Acropora palmata chromosome 1, jaAcrPala1.3, whole genome shotgun sequence genomic DNA carries:
- the LOC141890959 gene encoding uncharacterized protein LOC141890959 — protein sequence MWVGRLLGLDDSSLDGIKEAHDHQYEWCHEMLALWTQRNTTQATYQWLAQALLHEAVSKRDLAEKYCILHREQGTASSVAPQDENLFLSERMGQLQVRNGNSL from the exons ATGTGGGTTGGTCGCCTCCTTGGGCTTGACGACTCATCACTGGATGGAATTAAGGAAGCTCACGATCACCAGTATGAATGGTGTCATGAAATGCTGGCACTATGGACACAGCGGAATACAACTCAAGCAACCTATCAATGGTTGGCACAGGCATTGCTCCATGAAGCAGTCAGCAAACGTGACTTAGCTGAAAAGTATTGTATTCTGCATAGGGAACAAGGAACTG CCTCATCTGTCGCCCCACAAGACGAGAATCTTTTTTTAAGTGAGAGAATGGGGCAGTTACAAGTCAGGAACGGAAATTCTTTGTGA
- the LOC141882283 gene encoding uncharacterized protein LOC141882283, translated as MGTTFSTQKRAFEDHTKRRKLECELRKLEYSLDVVAASHYIAAEYYKNLDLKLQLASAFTGALGSGATVASKLSWKSMIETYPRLAPVLVAISTTSLLFTAVVHVPQIQSLPGNLSKAHFSSGIECQYLEKQIVFFAETEVWDSCVSWTTLASRYSALLKTKKEVNSRLQAEHWAYRRALKKREDREKEKKAKKQLVNLKTEKDD; from the coding sequence ATGGGCACCACTTTCTCGACCCAAAAGAGGGCGTTTGAGGACCACACGAAACGTAGAAAACTTGAATGTGAATTACGTAAACTGGAGTACAGCTTGGATGTGGTAGCAGCGTCGCATTATATTGCTGCGGAATATTACAAAAACCTGGACTTGAAGCTACAGTTAGCTTCTGCTTTCACAGGAGCATTAGGAAGCGGTGCCACCGTTGCGTCCAAGTTATCATGGAAAAGTATGATTGAAACTTATCCACGCCTTGCTCCAGTTTTGGTCGCCATTTCCACCACCTCGCTCCTATTCACGGCTGTCGTCCATGTGCCGCAGATACAGAGTTTGCCCGGAAACTTGAGCAAGGCACACTTTTCTTCTGGAATTGAATGCCAGTACCTTGAAAAACAGATTGTGTTCTTTGCAGAGACGGAGGTCTGGGACTCTTGCGTGTCTTGGACCACTCTTGCATCACGGTACAGTGCGCTGttgaaaaccaagaaagaaGTAAACTCAAGATTGCAGGCTGAACATTGGGCATATCGGAGGGCCCTTAAAAAGAGAGAGGacagagagaaagaaaaaaaagctaaaaagcagctagtaaatttgaaaactgaaaaggatGATTGA
- the LOC141887288 gene encoding BTB/POZ domain-containing protein 2-like, which produces MSSPPYNWQSERTSVQDAITFLFNNEILSDVHFMVGKGTQRRRIPAHKFVLAVRSAVFDAMFNGGISAQSDEVELPDVEYSAFQALLCFLYTDKVEIGPETVMTTLYTAKKYAVPALENACVDFLKKNLSPDNAFMLLSQARLFDEPQLAALCLECIDKHTSEAHAAEGFTDIDFETFCVVLQRDTLAIRENQLFTAACRWAEHECQRRSLPSTPENKRNVLSRALYMIRFPLMSIEEFANSAAQSGILTDKEVVSLFLHFTVNPKPPVQFLDRPRCCLTGKEKAICRFQKVESRWGYSGTSDRIRFSCSRKIFVVGFGLYGSMYGPSDYQVTIQVIATDTGKICGHNDTAFSSDGTDSTFRVMFKEPVEILPGVNYTASATLKGPDSHYGTSGGKKIVYETDQKEKIIFQFSYAAGNNNGTSVEDGQLPEIIFYT; this is translated from the exons ATGAGTTCACCCCCGTACAATTGGCAATCAGAGAGAACTTCAGTACAAGACGCAATCACTTTTCTCTTTAACAACGAAATCTTAAGCGATGTACATTTTATGGTCGGAAAAGGCACGCAGAGACGTCGAATACCGGCTCATAAGTTTGTACTCGCCGTGAGAAGTGCTGTCTTCGATGCTATGTTCAATGGTGGAATATCTGCTCAATCGGACGAAGTCGAGTTACCGGACGTCGAATATTCAGCTTTCCAAGCATTGCTTTGTTTCTTGTATACTGACAAGGTGGAGATTGGTCCAGAAACGGTCATGACAACCCTTTACACAGCGAAGAAGTACGCTGTACCCGCTTTGGAAAATGCTTGTGTcgatttcttgaaaaagaatttgagCCCTGACAACGCATTTATGTTGTTGAGTCAAGCCCGCCTGTTTGATGAACCGCAATTGGCAGCTTTGTGCCTTGAATGTATTGACAAGCACACTTCAGAGGCTCACGCTGCTGAAGGTTTTACTGACATAGACTTTGAGACGTTCTGTGTCGTTTTGCAAAGGGACACGTTGGCCATCCGCGAAAACCAACTGTTTACAGCTGCTTGCCGATGGGCAGAGCACGAGTGTCAAAGGAGGAGTTTGCCTAGCACTCCAGAGAATAAAAG AAATGTGCTTTCTAGAGCCTTGTATATGATTCGCTTTCCCCTGATGAGTATTGAAGAGTTTGCAAACAGTGCTGCACAGTCTGGAATCCTTACTGACAAAGAGGTGGTCAGTTTGTTCCTTCATTTTACTGTCAACCCAAAACCGCCGGTGCAGTTCCTTGATCGGCCGCGATGTTGTCTGACAGGAAAGGAGAAGGCCATATGTCGCTTTCAGAAGGTTGAGAGTCGATGGGGTTACAGTGGCACAAGTGACAGAATCCGATTCAGTTGTagcagaaaaatatttgtggTGGGCTTTGGTCTGTATGGCTCAATGTATGGCCCCAGCGATTACCAAGTTACAATCCAAGTAATTGCAACCGACACCGGCAAAATTTGTGGCCACAACGACACAGCATTTAGCAGTGACGGCACTGATTCTACCTTCCGAGTCATGTTCAAGGAACCTGTGGAGATTCTCCCTGGTGTAAATTACACAGCCTCTGCAACCCTCAAGGGGCCAGATTCCCATTACGGTACATCTGGAGGAAAGAAGATTGTCTATGAAACAGATCAAAAGGAGAAGAtcattttccagttttccTATGCAGCAGGAAATAACAATGGGACATCTGTTGAGGATGGGCAGCTTCCtgaaataatattttacaCTTGA
- the LOC141882289 gene encoding uncharacterized protein LOC141882289 — translation MGSLSSKPEISEHEHIMREKLGDQLDKMQYRLAVTAKAHYKSTERYKNTNNILQKLSSVTGILGSIGPVYIPLTWKSIGVKYPLRTSIMGSLSVLSLVFTVAVKTKFHSAATRHQLHFHAGNDCRYLQRRVQFFAETDLWNPKVPWATLATNYLNLLQEQKAVNSHIQTEEWAYRAALDKIEKREKEKRQKEREKQAEMDQSTH, via the coding sequence ATGGGTTCCCTGAGTTCAAAGCCAGAAATATCTGAACACGAGCACATAATGAGGGAGAAGTTGGGAGACCAACTCGACAAAATGCAGTACAGATTAGCTGTAACAGCCAAAGCACACTACAAATCAACCGAACGctacaaaaacacaaacaacatTCTTCAGAAACTATCTTCTGTCACGGGAATATTGGGATCAATCGGCCCAGTCTACATACCACTGACATGGAAAAGCATCGGAGTGAAGTACCCTCTCCGTACATCGATCATGGGATCTCTCTCTGTTTTATCGCTTGTATTTACAGTGGCtgtcaaaacaaagtttcattcAGCTGCCACTCGGCATCAACTGCATTTTCATGCAGGCAACGATTGCCGATACTTGCAAAGGAGAGTACAATTTTTTGCCGAAACCGATCTTTGGAATCCCAAAGTCCCTTGGGCCACATTGGCGACGAATTACTTAAACTTGCTCCAAGAACAAAAAGCAGTTAACAGCCACATACAAACAGAAGAATGGGCCTATCGTGCAGCTTTGGATAAAatagagaaaagagaaaaagaaaaacgacagAAAGAAAGGGAGAAGCAGGCTGAGATGGACCAGTCAACTCATTGA
- the LOC141890926 gene encoding uncharacterized protein LOC141890926 isoform X2 has product MFGTWTYHGPRLHQHMKETLLERKKEVDSRVLPQDWAYQEALKKIEMRRKEKELQEENKDAKKDGILASGLRNA; this is encoded by the exons aTGTTTGGAACATGGACATACCATGGACCACGCTTGCATCAACATATGAAAGAAACTTTACTCGAGAGAAAGAAGGAAGTAGATAGCAGAGTTCTACCCCAAGACTGGGCTTACCAAGAAGCTTTGAAGAAGATTGAAATGAggcggaaagaaaaagagttaCAGGAAGAGAACAAGGATGCTAAGAAGGACGGAATACTTG cCTCAGGTCTGAGAAACGCTTGA
- the LOC141890926 gene encoding uncharacterized protein LOC141890926 isoform X1, translated as MGSQISRNDQDRREKLEKEPRKMEDSLKVKSKAHDDQKRREKLEEELKKMEDSLKVKSKAHYISSEFYSQWDIKLQYASYITGMLGTSGGFFSKFAWKTIAQNYPRLGPVAASTAATMSLFAVLVNIRILPYSPAALHEVHFASGIECQYLKRRVRFFAKTDVWNMDIPWTTLASTYERNFTREKEGSR; from the coding sequence ATGGGTTCTCAGATTTCGCGTAATGATCAAGACAGGAGggaaaaattggaaaaggaGCCAAGAAAAATGGAAGACAGCTTGAAGGTGAAATCCAAGGCGCATGATGATCAAAAGAGGAGGGAAAAATTGGAAGAGGagctaaaaaaaatggaagacAGTCTGAAAGTGAAATCCAAAGCGCATTACATCTCGTCTGAATTCTACAGTCAATGGGATATTAAGCTGCAGTATGCTTCCTACATAACAGGAATGCTTGGCACCTCAGGTGGGTTTTTCTCCAAGTTTGCGTGGAAAACGATCGCTCAAAATTATCCGCGCCTCGGGCCCGTGGCCGCGTCCACAGCTGCAACGATGTCTTTATTTGCTGTGTTGGTAAACATACGCATTCTTCCATATTCGCCCGCTGCCTTGCACGAGGTACACTTCGCATCTGGGATCGAGTGCCAGTATTTAAAGAGAAGAGTgaggttttttgcaaaaactgaTGTTTGGAACATGGACATACCATGGACCACGCTTGCATCAACATATGAAAGAAACTTTACTCGAGAGAAAGAAGGAAGTAGATAG
- the LOC141890905 gene encoding uncharacterized protein LOC141890905 produces MESVSRLRLIELAFDLCKDWKKLGHVLGLSGKVDRISEDYRKNGVSEQAYRMLQEWKQQKGAEATYEVLGRALRQEPLLRVDLAEKYCEGGRKDSLDNDMSRRGGLKGFSTVKVGVLWKEILTFRRLLVPLDCCFNIFEFLMHAQQKTYLGRSKGLWSQDAVHRLLPKPLKSGQLSGGDLNQLSNELGKAWMWVGRLLGLDDSSLDGIKEAHDHQYEWCHEMLALWTQRNTTQATYQWLAQALLHEAVSKRDLAEKYCILHREQGTASSVAPQDENLFLSERMGQLQVRNGNSL; encoded by the exons ATGGAGTCGGTGTCGAGACTTCGCTTGATTGAATTAGCTTTTGATCTATGCAAGGACTGGAAAAAGCTTGGTCATGTCCTCGGCCTTTCAGGAAAAGTTGATCGAATCTCTGAAGATTACAGAAAGAATGGCGTCTCTGAACAGGCTTACAGAATGCTGCAAGAgtggaaacaacaaaaaggagCAGAGGCAACTTATGAAGTGTTAGGAAGAGCTCTGAGACAGGAACCATTGTTACGTGTTGATTTGGCGGAGAAGTATTGCGAAGGTGGACGTAAGGACAGCTTGGATAACG ATATGTCGAGAAGAGGAGGCTTGAAAGGGTTTTCCACAGTTAAAGTGGGTGTCCTTTGGAAAGAGATTCTTACCTTCAGGAGG TTACTGGTTCCTCTTGACTGTTGTTTTAATATATTTGAGTTTTTAATGCATGCTCAACAAAAAACTTATCTTGGAAGATCAAAGGGCCTCTGGTCACAGG ATGCAGTTCACAGGCTGCTGCCAAAACCACTCAAGAGTGGACAGCTATCGGGAGGAGATCTTAATCAGCTTTCCAATGAACTTGGCAAAGCCTGGATGTGGGTTGGTCGCCTCCTTGGGCTTGACGACTCATCACTGGATGGAATTAAGGAAGCTCACGATCACCAGTATGAATGGTGTCATGAAATGCTGGCACTATGGACACAGCGGAATACAACTCAAGCAACCTATCAATGGTTGGCACAGGCATTGCTCCATGAAGCAGTCAGCAAACGTGACTTAGCTGAAAAGTATTGTATTCTGCATAGGGAACAAGGAACTG CCTCATCTGTCGCCCCACAAGACGAGAATCTTTTTTTAAGTGAGAGAATGGGGCAGTTACAAGTCAGGAACGGAAATTCTTTGTGA
- the LOC141882274 gene encoding snRNA-activating protein complex subunit 3-like, which produces MATRGECTSSLISVRDFKRQFLEFLEPASYERKRKEVLLTDMVAEMDLPMETIADLNEVCSPSNLKCPAETENLESLDIYKDQIPDGVGLHSLRLLKDRNGQLTSHRKEVNYLVKETLPTKEPQAFEDIKINEVMLSVGIYHPRKQNKVQEFLVLGSQCLTELRDKIFCTSDDMILGDHSEKPDELNESTAKELCKSGFFFIEGVFYNDRRDPLSRDYSKIIIDWAKDTQRRRIPGLGFFTSKNMENVVFDDLKMKLGYPYLYCHQGNCEHLMIFTDLRLVHADDELNATEYPLQVFKHRGKRLRCRVCGVYTARWVTVNDSLACEDPCFYCATCFKGLHYTPNGEKLCDFQAYPVVGDFDW; this is translated from the exons ATGGCGACTCGAGGAGAATGTACTTCGTCTCTGATATCCGTAAGAGATTTTAAACGGCAGTTTTTGGAATTTCTCGAACCTGCTTCGtatgaaaggaaaaggaaagaagttCTTCTCACCGATATGGTGGCGGAAATGGACTTACCAATGGAAACTATTGCAGACTTGAATGAAGTTTGTAG TCCAAGTAACTTAAAG TGCCCTGCGGAAACAGAAAATCTTGAGTCACTGGATATTTATAAAGACCAGATTCCTGATGGAGTTGGACTTCATTCATTGAG ACTGTTGAAAGACAGAAATGGACAACTTACTTCACACAGAAAGGAAGTGAATTACTTAGTGAAG GAAACTCTACCAACCAAAGAACCACAAGCATTTGAggatataaaaataaatgaagtaATGCTATCAGTTGGCATTTATCATCCAAGAAAA CAAAACAAGGTTCAGGAATTTCTTGTTTTGGGAAGCCAG TGTCTCACAGAACTGCGGGACAAGATCTTTTGCACATCTGATGATATGATTCTCGGAGATCACAGTGAAAAGCCCGACGAACTGAATGAATCTACTGCAAAG GAGCTGTGCAAGTCCgggttttttttcattgaggGAGTATTTTACAATGACAGGCGCGATCCACTGTCCAGAGATTACAGCAA AATAATCATAGATTGGGCGAAAGATACACAGAGAAGGAGGATTCCTGGACTTGGATTTTTTACCAgcaaaaacatggaaaatgtCGTGTTTGACGATTTGAAGATGAAATTAGGATATCCTTACCTGTACTGCCATCAGGGAAACTGTGAACATTTGATGATTTTTACTGATCTCAG ACTAGTGCATGCTGACGATGAACTCAATGCCACTGAATACCCACTCCAAGTGTTTAAACACAGAGGAAAGAGACTCAGATGTCGGGTATGTGGTGTTTACACAGCAAG ATGGGTCACTGTGAATGATTCCCTTGCGTGTGAGGATCCATGTTTTTACTGCGCCACTTGTTTCAAAGGCCTTCATTACACACCGAATGGGGAGAAACTCTGTGATTTCCAAGCTTATCCCGTCGTGGGGGACTTTGATTGGTAA